A window of Gossypium hirsutum isolate 1008001.06 chromosome D13, Gossypium_hirsutum_v2.1, whole genome shotgun sequence genomic DNA:
ccttccctcttcttctttttttttctcttctcctttccttttctttcattctttcattcttttttcttctcttttccttctcttcttcttctttctttctttttttctcttctcctttccatttctttccttctttttctttcttccctctcatttcttcctctctttctttctttctttccctctccttTTGCCCCCCCCACCGACCCCCCTATTATTAACTGGTGCCGCCAATGgtattggcaccattggtgccgccaatggttttggcacctttggtgccgccaatccCATTGGCGTGACCAGTTAATTGTCACATCGATCTGAttttttttgcaggtttttttggtttttttgatatattttggtaaataaaaaaatttatattttttggtaaataaaaaagttataatattttggtaaatttttatttttttataatattcttgTAAAAAACCCTAATAAAAACTCTTATATTTTCACTTGGTTATATGTTTGTTGCTTCTTAAAATGTTCTTAAGGAAGATTTGTACCAAGTAATTAATTTCTATCCATTTGGATTTTGGAGTGGTTGGGATGCATCCTATGTTGGGTTGGTAAatgtttaaaataatgattttttaaaataattttattatatttaattttttttgacacCATGCTTAAAATTACTAATAGTTTTTTCTCAACCtataattaaaaagataatatgCTTCAACATACTCGAACGCATATCCTTTTATATTGAAGATAATGCTTATACCAATTGAGTTGAGACTCAATTAGCtaaaaaaataagtgaaaattgAAGTAGATGATAATCAAATTATgaactaaatattaaaatttaacatggTAGGTTCCAAAATTAGAATTCCACCTTTCATTAACTGATAATAACTATACTACCCGTATATCCAATTCCATATTCGAAAAGACCCCAAAAAGTCGTCAATCTTTTTCTTCCCATTTTCCACTTTGAATTGTCTCTGTTACCTCTTCTCTTATCCATCTTCCACCTTCGCCAACTCCCTCAAACCTCATCCACCAAACATGCCTACCTTAACCTCTCTGAAACGATCCTCGCCGTCGATGCTCCATCTCTCCCTTATCCAACAACGACTCCTAACCTGCCAGTTCTCGTCCCTGCCTCTGACCGACGCTTCAAACATCGACCCCAACAATAAAAGGGGTTCCTTTTCCCGCACTTTCGTAAAATGGGTCTCCGGACTCGCTGTTGGTTCGAGCTTAGGTGCAGTCTATTGGTGGTACTCAACTTCAGTTTCGGATTGGGGTTCTGCTTTTTTAAAGAAACCCTTTTTGTCTTTCTCCGAATGGTCAATGGAAAGTGATGAATCTACCACCGATGGTTCGAAAACCGTGTTTCATAAACTAGCCCTCCCTGACTATAGCTCTAAGTTCATCTTTGGAGGTTATTGCTCTTCTTTCAAGTTTCACTCAATCCTTTTTTGCTTTTAATTAGTAGtaacatgtaaaaaaaattttgatggtacattttcattttccattgcAGAGGTGTATAGAAGGAAAGTTTTCTTTAACTATGAGAAGCGATTAAGATTGCGGAGTCCACCGGAAAAGGTAAATGGTTGAATACTTAGTTGATTATATTTGGTTTACTTGCCTTTAGACTGTAAAGATACTACCTTTTGCATTGAGTTAGTAATTTGTATTTGGTTTTCATAAGGTATCTAATGGATATTGTTGTTATTTAATCTTTGTTGGGTCTTCATGCTTGCAGGTTTTTGAGTATTTTGCCTCTTTTCAAACCCCGGAAGGAGAACTGTTCATGAGACCAGCTGATCTAATGCGAGCTGTGGTTCCTGTTTTTCCTCCATCTGAATCCCACCTTGTTAGAGATGGTTATTTGACTGGGGAAAGGAGTCCGGGCGAGTTACGCTGCGATCCTTCCGAATTTTTCATGCTTTTTGATATGAACAGTGATGGATTTATATCTTTCAAAGAGTAAGTGGTTTATATCAAGTCTTGgactttttcttctttatttggaTGATACAAAGTCTGAAATGTTATTTCTTCGGAGCAGGTATATCTTTTTTGTAACATTACTCAGTATTCCCGAGTCGAGCTTCTCCGTAGTATTCAAAATGTTCGATGCAGACAACAATGGGTATATTAAGCTAGTGGTCTttgctttcttttcattttttatttcaacatgttaataaattTGACTGTTAACTGCATATAGTGAGATTGATAAGGAGGAATTTAAGAAAGTGATGTCTCTGATGCGAGCTAATAACAGACAAGGGGCAGTCCAAAGGGATGGACTTCGCTTTGGGTTAAAAGTTAGTGGTTCTGTGGAGGACGGAGGTCTGGTGGAGTACTTCTTCGGAAAAGATGGAAAGGCACGTCTCCAACATGATAAATTTGTTCAATTCATGCGAAAGTTGCAGGATGAGGTTAGGCAGATTCTTCCAAGTCTTGACAAAATCGAAATTGTTTTCGTTAATGTTTGTGCATGATGTTTCTTTGAGAACAAAATGCATACGATTGTCGAGGATGTTTCACAGTGTACAATGCTTGCAAAGCATGGAAAATTGCTTTGAATTTCATTTCTTATCTTGGGGCCGGCTTTCATATTTTACCGTTTTCTTCCTCCCCCACACTTAGAAATTCGATGATTGTCATATACAAAGTAACGTGTATTTTATTTTGTAGATACTAAGATTAGAGTTTGATCATTATGACTACAAAGGCAGAGGAAGCATATCTGCCAAGGATTTTGCATTATCCATGGTTGCTGCTGCTGATATGAGTCATTTAGATAGGCTGCTAGAGCGGGTTGATGCATTAAATGACAAGCCACAACTTAGGGAGGTCCGAATCAGCTTGGATGAATTCAAACATTTTGCCGAGCTGCGTAGAAAATTGCAGCCGTTTTCTTTAGCACTTTTTAGCTATGGGAAAGTTAACGGTCTACTGACAAAGGATGACTTCAAACGGGCAGCATCTCATGTAAGCCTGGCATGTTTATGATCTTTATTTTCTTCTGTGACTGGTTAAAACTTTCAATAAGTAAGTTGTCAAAAACGTATACAGGTTTGTGGCGTATCACTTACTGACAATATTGTCGAGATCGTTTTCCATGTGTTTGACTCCAATAAAGATGGACATTTAAGCTCGGATGAGTTTGTTA
This region includes:
- the LOC107888403 gene encoding calcium uptake protein, mitochondrial isoform X2, coding for MPTLTSLKRSSPSMLHLSLIQQRLLTCQFSSLPLTDASNIDPNNKRGSFSRTFVKWVSGLAVGSSLGAVYWWYSTSVSDWGSAFLKKPFLSFSEWSMESDESTTDGSKTVFHKLALPDYSSKFIFGEVYRRKVFFNYEKRLRLRSPPEKVFEYFASFQTPEGELFMRPADLMRAVVPVFPPSESHLVRDGYLTGERSPGELRCDPSEFFMLFDMNSDGFISFKEYIFFVTLLSIPESSFSVVFKMFDADNNGQGAVQRDGLRFGLKVSGSVEDGGLVEYFFGKDGKARLQHDKFVQFMRKLQDEILRLEFDHYDYKGRGSISAKDFALSMVAAADMSHLDRLLERVDALNDKPQLREVRISLDEFKHFAELRRKLQPFSLALFSYGKVNGLLTKDDFKRAASHVCGVSLTDNIVEIVFHVFDSNKDGHLSSDEFVRVLRKRERDIAQPVESGIMGLKSCCWNCSNNSSIGQVIS
- the LOC107888403 gene encoding calcium uptake protein, mitochondrial isoform X1 — protein: MPTLTSLKRSSPSMLHLSLIQQRLLTCQFSSLPLTDASNIDPNNKRGSFSRTFVKWVSGLAVGSSLGAVYWWYSTSVSDWGSAFLKKPFLSFSEWSMESDESTTDGSKTVFHKLALPDYSSKFIFGEVYRRKVFFNYEKRLRLRSPPEKVFEYFASFQTPEGELFMRPADLMRAVVPVFPPSESHLVRDGYLTGERSPGELRCDPSEFFMLFDMNSDGFISFKEYIFFVTLLSIPESSFSVVFKMFDADNNGEIDKEEFKKVMSLMRANNRQGAVQRDGLRFGLKVSGSVEDGGLVEYFFGKDGKARLQHDKFVQFMRKLQDEILRLEFDHYDYKGRGSISAKDFALSMVAAADMSHLDRLLERVDALNDKPQLREVRISLDEFKHFAELRRKLQPFSLALFSYGKVNGLLTKDDFKRAASHVCGVSLTDNIVEIVFHVFDSNKDGHLSSDEFVRVLRKRERDIAQPVESGIMGLKSCCWNCSNNSSIGQVIS